In the genome of Polaribacter atrinae, one region contains:
- a CDS encoding winged helix-turn-helix transcriptional regulator: protein MNLIGTKWKPLILFHLLEGGLRSGVLQKHIMGISNKMFTQTVRELEKDGLISRKVYPVVPPKVEYTLTKRGQSLEAILRSLDAWGLKDIAE from the coding sequence ATGAATTTAATAGGTACCAAGTGGAAACCTTTAATTTTATTCCATTTATTAGAAGGTGGTTTGCGTTCTGGAGTGTTGCAAAAACACATAATGGGTATTTCTAACAAAATGTTTACACAAACGGTAAGAGAGTTAGAAAAAGACGGACTTATTTCTAGGAAAGTATATCCTGTTGTTCCTCCAAAAGTAGAGTATACGCTAACAAAAAGAGGACAATCTTTAGAAGCAATTCTTAGAAGCTTAGATGCTTGGGGATTAAAAGATATAGCAGAATAA
- a CDS encoding TM2 domain-containing protein, which yields MNILNDIVSGASRQFGREFGRAGANAILKGANSYTIKGKSDYSGRIKPSDSHIVKTIKEIQKVKFVSTNKANTSRLIEITDLILSSISFKGNETLNELTELNELVNQYNNKFNHGSSLIDEDFKDKSIDYLKEKRKEFADLMDAFNENTKTFINKKLRLAKQKRKSKRTATILAFPILGGLGIHKFYLGNIGQGVLYFLFSFLLIPAIISLFEFISYLSMSVESFDIKFNPEYSYYSQFKTRN from the coding sequence ATGAACATATTAAACGACATCGTTAGTGGAGCATCTAGACAATTTGGAAGAGAGTTCGGACGTGCAGGAGCTAATGCAATATTAAAAGGAGCGAATTCATATACTATAAAAGGGAAAAGTGACTATTCTGGAAGAATTAAACCATCTGACAGTCATATAGTAAAAACTATAAAAGAGATTCAAAAAGTAAAATTTGTATCAACCAACAAAGCAAATACGTCAAGACTAATAGAAATAACTGATTTAATACTATCAAGCATCTCTTTTAAAGGGAATGAAACTTTAAATGAATTAACAGAACTAAATGAACTTGTTAATCAATACAATAATAAATTTAATCATGGAAGCAGTTTAATTGATGAGGATTTTAAAGATAAGAGTATTGACTATCTAAAAGAGAAACGAAAAGAATTTGCTGATTTAATGGATGCTTTTAATGAAAATACTAAAACATTTATAAACAAAAAACTTAGATTAGCTAAACAAAAAAGGAAATCAAAAAGAACAGCAACTATTCTTGCGTTCCCTATTTTAGGAGGCCTAGGTATTCATAAATTTTATTTAGGGAATATTGGTCAAGGAGTTTTATATTTTTTATTTTCATTTCTATTAATTCCTGCAATAATTTCTCTATTTGAATTTATTTCATATTTATCAATGTCAGTAGAAAGTTTTGATATTAAATTTAATCCAGAATATAGTTATTATAGTCAATTTAAAACAAGAAATTAG
- a CDS encoding B12-binding domain-containing radical SAM protein, whose translation MSINTLLITPPFTQLNTAYPATAYIKGFLDSKEVQTTQMDLSIELFTAVFTKEFIDAIFKQAEMLGGKELPLVWQQKEEYINKVDSVMNYLRVQEVTAAYQIVHKDYLPHGHRRIKLEKDLSTEFGKLGILDKAKHIATLFVEELGDFINQNVDEFFSFTRYAEQIGRAASSFDELDECLQFETTLIEDEMLYLLDEKLQEDNYDLVCFTVPFPGNLFSALRCAQFIKQNYSTVKIGMGGGYCNTELRRLSDPRIFDFVDFITLDDGEGPLLRITEFIAGKVGEDQLERTYICRDNKVVYANKLPNTIFHHKNLPAPSYIGLPTEKYLSFLDVMNPMHRMWSDGKWNKLTISHGCYWKQCSFCDVTLDYISNYENTTADDLVNKIEKIISETGITGFHFVDEAAPPKMLRALANKLMERKVYITWWTNIRFEKTFTPELCALLSKSGCIAVTGGLEVASDRLLAKMKKGVDIGQVARVTKAFADENIMVHAYLMFGFPTETAQETIDSLEVVRQLFYNNCIQSAFWHQFACTSHSPVGKNPNEFEINIIGPEFKGFAENDLYHEDPTGAAHHLFSQGLNTALNNYLNHKGFEIPLHKYFDFKVPRITLESNLIANFLEK comes from the coding sequence ATGTCTATAAACACACTTTTAATAACACCACCATTTACACAGTTAAATACTGCGTATCCTGCAACCGCTTACATTAAAGGATTTTTAGATTCTAAAGAGGTACAAACAACTCAAATGGATTTAAGTATTGAGTTATTTACCGCAGTGTTTACCAAAGAATTTATAGACGCCATTTTTAAACAAGCAGAAATGCTGGGTGGTAAAGAATTGCCTTTGGTTTGGCAACAAAAGGAAGAGTACATCAATAAAGTAGACTCTGTAATGAATTATTTACGTGTGCAAGAAGTTACGGCAGCGTATCAAATTGTGCATAAAGATTATTTGCCACACGGACACCGACGCATAAAATTAGAAAAAGATTTAAGTACCGAGTTTGGTAAATTAGGAATCTTAGACAAAGCCAAACATATTGCCACGTTGTTTGTAGAAGAATTGGGCGATTTTATCAACCAAAATGTAGACGAGTTTTTCTCATTTACACGCTATGCAGAACAAATCGGTAGAGCAGCCTCTAGTTTCGATGAGTTAGACGAATGTTTACAGTTTGAAACTACGCTGATAGAAGATGAAATGCTGTATTTGTTAGACGAAAAATTACAAGAAGACAATTATGATTTAGTTTGTTTTACAGTTCCTTTTCCTGGTAATTTATTTTCTGCGTTGCGATGCGCTCAGTTTATCAAACAAAACTATTCAACCGTTAAAATCGGAATGGGTGGCGGTTATTGCAATACCGAATTAAGACGTTTGTCGGATCCTAGAATTTTCGATTTTGTAGATTTCATCACCTTAGATGATGGCGAAGGTCCGTTGTTAAGAATTACCGAATTTATTGCAGGTAAAGTAGGCGAGGACCAACTAGAAAGAACCTATATCTGTAGAGACAACAAAGTAGTGTATGCAAATAAATTGCCCAACACTATTTTTCATCATAAAAACTTACCAGCGCCAAGTTATATTGGTTTGCCAACGGAAAAATATTTGTCTTTTTTAGATGTAATGAATCCGATGCACAGAATGTGGTCTGACGGAAAGTGGAATAAACTCACCATTTCTCACGGTTGTTATTGGAAACAATGCTCTTTTTGTGATGTTACGCTAGATTATATTAGCAATTACGAAAACACCACTGCCGATGATTTGGTAAATAAGATTGAAAAAATAATATCAGAAACCGGAATTACAGGTTTTCACTTTGTAGACGAAGCAGCGCCACCAAAAATGTTAAGAGCCTTGGCAAATAAGTTAATGGAGCGCAAAGTGTACATTACGTGGTGGACCAACATTCGTTTCGAAAAAACTTTTACACCAGAACTTTGTGCATTATTATCAAAATCGGGTTGTATTGCCGTAACCGGCGGATTAGAGGTAGCTTCGGACAGGTTATTGGCAAAGATGAAAAAAGGAGTAGATATTGGTCAGGTTGCTCGCGTTACCAAAGCTTTTGCTGACGAAAACATTATGGTGCATGCCTATTTAATGTTTGGTTTTCCTACAGAAACGGCACAAGAAACCATCGATTCTCTAGAAGTGGTACGTCAGTTATTTTACAACAATTGTATTCAGTCTGCTTTTTGGCATCAATTTGCCTGTACAAGTCACAGTCCGGTTGGTAAAAACCCAAACGAGTTTGAGATTAACATTATTGGGCCAGAATTTAAAGGATTTGCCGAGAACGATTTATATCACGAAGATCCAACAGGAGCAGCCCATCACTTATTTAGCCAAGGATTAAATACCGCTTTAAACAATTACTTAAATCACAAAGGCTTTGAAATTCCGTTGCACAAATATTTCGATTTTAAGGTTCCTAGAATCACTTTAGAAAGTAATTTAATAGCTAATTTTTTAGAAAAATAA
- a CDS encoding DUF3037 domain-containing protein, with protein MQDKVTFEYAIIRLVPKVEREEFFNVGVILFSKRKKFLGIKYYINPDKLKALAPELELDFLNDYLNAWKLICEGKASGGKIGAFDVSDRFRWLAACRSTIIQSSKTHPGLCDEPEKELNDIFEKYVL; from the coding sequence ATGCAAGATAAAGTTACCTTTGAATACGCTATTATTAGATTGGTGCCAAAAGTGGAACGCGAAGAGTTTTTTAATGTAGGTGTAATTCTGTTTTCTAAACGTAAAAAATTCTTAGGGATAAAATATTACATCAATCCAGATAAATTAAAAGCGTTAGCTCCGGAATTAGAATTAGATTTTTTAAATGATTATTTAAACGCTTGGAAATTAATTTGCGAAGGAAAAGCTTCTGGTGGTAAAATTGGTGCTTTTGATGTTTCCGATCGTTTTAGATGGTTGGCGGCTTGTAGAAGTACTATTATACAGAGTTCTAAAACACATCCTGGTTTATGTGATGAACCAGAAAAAGAATTGAATGATATTTTTGAAAAATATGTTTTGTAA
- a CDS encoding VOC family protein, producing MKTNKEYPKSFSHIGLTVPNINEAVKFYSEVMGWYIIMEPSTVKKETETAIGKMCIDVFGEDWTEFEIAHLSTSDGIGVELFCFPNGIKETQEFSPFNTGLFHFCIQDPNIEALVDKIVAYGGKQRMPIREYSPEDKPFKMCYVEDPFGIVFEVYTHSYELTYSSGAYAK from the coding sequence ATGAAAACAAATAAAGAATATCCTAAATCATTCTCACATATTGGTCTTACCGTTCCTAATATTAATGAGGCTGTAAAATTTTATTCGGAAGTAATGGGGTGGTATATTATAATGGAACCTTCTACTGTTAAAAAAGAAACAGAAACTGCCATTGGTAAAATGTGTATTGATGTTTTTGGTGAAGATTGGACCGAATTTGAAATTGCACATTTATCTACTTCAGATGGTATTGGTGTTGAGTTATTTTGTTTTCCGAACGGAATTAAAGAAACGCAAGAATTTAGTCCTTTTAATACAGGTCTTTTTCATTTTTGTATTCAAGATCCAAATATTGAAGCATTGGTCGATAAAATTGTTGCTTACGGAGGAAAACAAAGAATGCCAATTAGAGAATATTCCCCAGAAGATAAGCCTTTTAAAATGTGTTATGTAGAAGATCCTTTCGGAATTGTCTTTGAAGTGTACACGCATAGTTACGAGTTAACCTATTCTTCTGGTGCTTATGCGAAGTAA
- a CDS encoding thioredoxin family protein yields MKIKMITLFITALLTVNLQTSAQESTDTLLKNAQAIAKKEGKAIFIKFEASWCGWCHKMTKDMKAETTKKFFADNYVMLPVVVKESKDKKHLENPGSDLLLKKYNGDTAGLPFWVVLDADLKVITNSYDANGNSLGAPGSAEEVTVFIEKIKKSAKKVTASDIENITNQFVMKK; encoded by the coding sequence ATGAAAATTAAAATGATCACCCTTTTTATCACCGCTTTATTAACTGTTAATTTACAAACATCTGCACAAGAAAGTACAGATACTTTATTAAAAAACGCACAAGCAATCGCTAAAAAAGAAGGAAAAGCTATCTTTATTAAGTTTGAAGCTTCTTGGTGTGGTTGGTGTCATAAAATGACCAAAGACATGAAAGCAGAAACCACAAAAAAGTTCTTTGCAGATAATTATGTAATGTTGCCTGTTGTGGTTAAAGAATCTAAAGATAAAAAACATTTAGAAAACCCAGGTTCAGATCTATTATTAAAGAAGTACAATGGCGATACAGCAGGTTTGCCTTTTTGGGTTGTTTTAGATGCAGACTTAAAGGTAATTACCAATTCTTATGATGCAAATGGTAATAGTTTAGGTGCTCCAGGAAGTGCAGAAGAAGTAACGGTATTTATCGAAAAAATAAAGAAATCTGCCAAAAAAGTTACGGCAAGCGATATTGAAAATATTACAAATCAATTTGTAATGAAAAAATAA
- a CDS encoding sensor histidine kinase: MKFIQIKKLLLFFIPLTVITYLVIDNYYTIITKNQLEIIKNGAANDLNSKGILINDMYKYLAKDIDIIDWEYKKDFALDLEPNKDKLEAFFLHLANLQTTYDQVRFIDTLGNEIVRVDFDSINAAKVTDFKKLQNKSDRYYFKNAQKLEKDDIYFSNIDLNMEYGKIEIPYNPVLRVAKKVYTTDGNWNGVLIINYFMDNLFHKLSTQSNLEYASFELRTAEGFNLVSEDTHKNFKHITSSSDSLALYNTNQEFWNEIQKNPVGNYASKDVIYLYKKLKIDSNSTKSSHYKDNTSFLLIHKIDLKKIHASQFIYAIYKWGSFIIILVLILFVLLGIQYYNHKLHVQNKTLRGNNEELEGLKNKLQKTLRIKLDELKLTEKKFYSIFNNAGIGITLIDLAGKPVFTNKKLIDVLGYSEEELKQMTFSDFTHPDDLETDLILFNKLINRDISSYNIEKRYICKDTSVIWGDLSVSLLLNKENEIINIIGAVSDITERKEAQRETKNLKKIIHSLNYIASVLKIDSTENISEVNESVNLVKYIEKQSEDILNANKAREELLTNLEHKNTELNNYAHIVSHDLKSPLRSIYTLLNWIQEEPENTLTEESNMYAQLILENLEKMESLITGILSYSSIDDDKMSEYEINTHDLVNEIVKLILVPKSIEIKIDQNLPVVNGNKHRILQVFQNLIQNAIKSFTNETGKIEVGVKEMPDFWEFYVKDNGKGIEEKYFKKIFELFQSIDESETKSGIGLSIVKKVIHFYKGKIWVKSEVAKGTTFYFTLPKISNK; encoded by the coding sequence ATGAAATTTATACAAATTAAAAAGCTACTCCTATTTTTTATCCCATTAACTGTAATAACATATTTAGTTATCGATAATTATTATACGATTATTACTAAAAATCAGTTGGAAATTATTAAGAATGGAGCTGCTAATGATTTGAATTCTAAAGGGATTTTAATTAATGATATGTATAAATATCTTGCAAAAGACATTGATATTATTGATTGGGAATACAAAAAAGATTTTGCGCTAGATTTAGAACCAAATAAAGACAAACTAGAAGCCTTTTTTCTTCACTTGGCAAATTTACAAACTACTTATGATCAAGTTCGTTTTATAGATACATTGGGTAATGAAATTGTTCGTGTAGATTTTGATAGTATCAATGCCGCAAAAGTTACAGATTTTAAGAAGCTTCAGAATAAAAGTGATCGTTACTATTTTAAAAATGCTCAGAAATTAGAAAAAGACGATATCTATTTTTCGAATATCGATTTGAATATGGAATATGGTAAAATTGAAATTCCATACAATCCTGTACTTAGAGTCGCTAAAAAAGTATATACCACTGATGGAAATTGGAATGGTGTATTGATTATCAATTATTTTATGGACAATCTGTTTCATAAATTATCTACCCAAAGCAATCTAGAATATGCTAGTTTTGAACTAAGAACAGCAGAGGGTTTCAACTTAGTTTCAGAAGACACACACAAGAACTTTAAGCACATTACGTCTAGTTCTGATAGTTTGGCATTATACAACACAAACCAAGAATTTTGGAATGAAATTCAGAAAAATCCGGTTGGAAATTATGCGTCTAAAGATGTAATCTATCTGTATAAAAAATTAAAAATAGATAGCAACAGCACAAAAAGCAGTCATTATAAAGACAACACATCATTCTTACTTATTCATAAAATAGATCTAAAAAAAATACATGCCTCTCAGTTTATTTATGCTATTTACAAATGGGGTTCTTTTATTATTATCCTTGTTTTAATTCTATTTGTGTTATTGGGAATTCAATATTACAATCATAAATTACATGTTCAAAATAAAACCTTACGTGGCAATAATGAGGAATTAGAAGGTTTAAAAAATAAGCTTCAAAAAACGTTAAGAATAAAACTAGATGAATTAAAACTGACAGAGAAAAAGTTTTATTCTATCTTTAATAATGCAGGTATTGGTATTACACTAATCGATTTAGCAGGAAAACCTGTATTTACAAACAAAAAATTAATAGATGTTTTAGGGTACTCTGAAGAGGAACTGAAACAAATGACGTTTTCAGATTTTACGCATCCCGATGATTTAGAAACCGATTTGATTCTCTTTAACAAACTAATCAATAGAGATATTAGTTCTTATAATATTGAAAAACGATATATCTGTAAAGATACCTCTGTTATTTGGGGAGATTTAAGCGTATCGTTATTATTGAATAAAGAAAATGAGATTATAAACATTATTGGTGCTGTTAGTGATATTACAGAGCGTAAAGAAGCGCAAAGAGAAACTAAAAACCTTAAAAAAATAATTCACAGTTTAAATTATATTGCATCAGTTTTAAAAATTGATTCTACAGAGAATATTTCTGAAGTAAATGAATCTGTCAATTTAGTAAAATACATAGAAAAGCAATCGGAAGATATTTTGAATGCCAACAAAGCCAGAGAAGAGCTTTTAACAAATTTAGAACACAAAAACACCGAGTTAAACAACTATGCACATATTGTTTCTCATGATTTAAAATCGCCATTACGAAGCATTTATACGTTACTAAATTGGATTCAAGAAGAACCAGAAAATACATTAACAGAAGAAAGCAATATGTATGCTCAGTTAATTCTTGAGAACCTAGAAAAAATGGAATCTTTAATTACAGGAATCTTAAGTTACTCAAGTATAGATGATGATAAAATGTCTGAATACGAGATTAACACGCATGATTTGGTAAACGAGATTGTAAAATTAATTCTTGTACCAAAATCTATTGAAATTAAGATAGATCAAAACCTTCCTGTTGTTAATGGGAACAAGCATCGAATTCTTCAGGTTTTTCAGAATTTAATTCAGAATGCCATTAAAAGTTTTACAAATGAAACAGGTAAAATTGAAGTTGGTGTAAAAGAAATGCCTGATTTTTGGGAGTTCTACGTAAAAGATAACGGAAAAGGAATTGAAGAAAAATACTTCAAAAAAATATTTGAGCTATTTCAAAGTATTGATGAGAGTGAAACTAAATCTGGAATTGGGCTTTCTATTGTTAAGAAAGTAATCCATTTTTACAAAGGAAAGATTTGGGTTAAAAGCGAGGTTGCTAAAGGAACTACTTTTTACTTTACGCTTCCTAAGATTTCAAATAAATAA
- a CDS encoding ion transporter codes for MKEKLWNIIEDNTSKKGKIFDYFIQILILLSLIAFTIETLPNNSKNTINILKYFELFCIIFFSIEYFLRIYVSKKPLKYIFSFYGIIDFVAIFPFFLSGAYDFRSLRAFRIFRIFRALKLIRYNKAIARFHIAAKIVKEEIILFLIVTSIFIFLASAGIYFFENKAQPEIFTSVIHSGWWAIVTLTTVGYGDVYPITVGGKIFTFFILLIGVGIVTIPAGLVASALSKAREVEEENIKNK; via the coding sequence ATGAAAGAAAAGTTATGGAACATTATAGAAGATAATACATCTAAAAAGGGTAAAATATTTGATTATTTCATTCAAATCCTAATCCTTTTATCACTTATAGCTTTTACAATTGAAACCCTTCCCAATAACTCAAAAAACACGATTAATATTCTAAAATATTTTGAATTATTCTGTATTATATTTTTTTCTATTGAATATTTCTTAAGGATTTACGTTTCAAAAAAACCTTTAAAATATATTTTTAGCTTTTATGGAATAATTGATTTTGTTGCTATTTTCCCTTTCTTTCTTAGTGGTGCATATGATTTTAGATCATTAAGAGCTTTTAGGATTTTTAGAATATTTAGAGCTTTAAAATTAATTAGATACAACAAAGCTATAGCAAGATTTCATATCGCAGCTAAAATTGTAAAAGAAGAAATAATACTATTTTTAATAGTAACTTCTATTTTCATTTTCCTAGCATCAGCAGGGATATACTTTTTCGAAAATAAAGCTCAACCGGAAATTTTTACTTCTGTCATACATAGTGGTTGGTGGGCAATTGTAACGTTAACAACTGTTGGTTATGGAGATGTATATCCGATAACAGTTGGAGGGAAAATATTTACTTTTTTCATTTTATTAATTGGTGTTGGAATTGTAACAATCCCAGCAGGTTTAGTTGCAAGTGCATTATCGAAAGCTAGAGAAGTAGAAGAAGAAAACATTAAAAATAAATAA
- a CDS encoding GIY-YIG nuclease family protein — protein MKKYHIYFLTNKNNTVLYIGVTSNLLKRIYQHKTKEYKGFTAKYNCDKLVYFEEYDDINSAIAREKQLKAGNRKRKNDIVNLENPNWNDLSDGWLFQF, from the coding sequence ATGAAAAAGTACCACATTTACTTTTTAACCAATAAAAATAATACTGTTCTATATATTGGAGTTACTAGTAATTTATTAAAAAGAATTTATCAGCATAAAACGAAAGAGTATAAAGGCTTTACAGCAAAATACAATTGTGATAAATTAGTGTATTTTGAAGAATATGATGATATAAATTCTGCTATAGCAAGAGAGAAACAATTAAAAGCAGGAAATAGAAAACGTAAAAATGATATCGTAAATTTAGAAAATCCTAATTGGAATGATTTGTCTGATGGTTGGTTATTTCAGTTTTAA
- a CDS encoding peroxiredoxin-like family protein yields the protein MSLDVLLEKGPLVITFYPGDWCPYCNLQLRALQARLPEMDALGASLVAISPQVPDDSLTKSEISEMDFTVLSDQDAKTATKYGVAWKVPDFLVEHMRVDRGLDLDKVNNGDGSILPIPATFILGQDGVVAWNYVNVDYRTHSEPEEIIEALKKIS from the coding sequence ATTTCTTTAGATGTTTTATTAGAAAAAGGTCCGTTGGTAATTACATTTTATCCTGGAGATTGGTGCCCGTATTGTAACTTACAATTAAGAGCATTACAAGCTAGATTACCTGAAATGGATGCACTTGGCGCAAGCTTGGTTGCTATTAGTCCGCAAGTACCAGACGATTCCTTAACCAAAAGTGAAATTAGCGAAATGGATTTTACGGTATTATCAGATCAAGACGCAAAAACAGCTACAAAATATGGAGTTGCCTGGAAAGTGCCTGATTTTTTAGTGGAACATATGCGTGTAGATAGAGGTCTAGATTTAGACAAAGTAAATAACGGAGATGGAAGTATATTGCCAATACCTGCTACCTTTATTTTAGGGCAAGACGGCGTTGTTGCTTGGAACTATGTAAATGTAGATTACAGAACACATTCTGAACCAGAAGAAATTATTGAAGCTTTAAAAAAGATTTCTTAA
- a CDS encoding tRNA-uridine aminocarboxypropyltransferase has protein sequence MPLTIKQPRIKCYKCMRSSSTCICKYISSLQTKTRFIILMHPKEYKKEKKGTGYMTNLQLENSEIIVGVDFTNNERINELLIQENSTSFLLYPGKDSFNLSTRKSAEIQTVIGNNANIFILDGTWPCARKMLKLSTNLQALKRVSFDNKIISKFIIKQQPDPLCLSTIESVYTVLNLLNKADLEQCDTKDFLIPFEKMIAYQLEYTLDPTNKNYCATENSTEISKNLYKKSTERRVIFE, from the coding sequence TTGCCATTAACCATAAAACAACCAAGAATAAAATGTTACAAATGCATGCGCTCTTCAAGCACGTGTATTTGCAAATACATTAGTTCTTTGCAGACGAAGACGCGTTTTATTATTTTGATGCATCCAAAGGAGTACAAAAAAGAAAAAAAAGGAACGGGTTACATGACGAATCTTCAACTTGAAAATTCAGAAATAATTGTTGGTGTCGATTTTACCAATAATGAACGTATCAATGAACTATTAATTCAAGAAAATAGTACGTCTTTCTTATTGTATCCTGGCAAGGACAGTTTTAACTTATCGACAAGAAAAAGTGCAGAAATACAAACGGTTATTGGGAACAATGCGAACATTTTTATTCTAGATGGTACTTGGCCTTGCGCCCGAAAAATGCTGAAACTGAGCACCAACTTGCAAGCTTTAAAAAGAGTGAGTTTTGATAACAAGATCATATCAAAATTTATTATTAAGCAGCAACCAGATCCTCTTTGTTTAAGTACTATTGAGTCGGTTTATACAGTCTTAAATTTATTAAATAAAGCCGACTTGGAACAATGCGATACCAAAGACTTTTTAATTCCGTTTGAAAAAATGATTGCGTATCAACTAGAATATACGCTAGACCCAACAAATAAAAATTATTGTGCTACAGAAAACAGCACAGAAATTTCTAAAAATCTGTATAAAAAATCGACAGAAAGACGTGTTATTTTTGAATAA
- a CDS encoding mechanosensitive ion channel family protein, with translation MDLLKTILEFELFSVGTYSLKVSTLFMVLLIFIITKVVLWLLKKSLFRIKGADEFSEGNIYSLFQIIKYVVWIIAFGFILEAFGIKVTILIAGSAALLVGVGLGLQQTFNDVISGIILLSERSIRVSDVLEIDGDIVKIQEIGLRTSKGLNTDDISIIIPNSLITTNKVINWSHQTHLNRFRVNIGVSYESDVEFVIKILEESAKEHPDVDSQKNIEARLVSFGDSSLNFQVLFYSSTIFGSDRMKSDIRRVIRRKFIENDISIPFPQMDIHMKPSK, from the coding sequence ATGGATTTATTAAAAACTATTTTAGAATTCGAACTTTTTAGTGTCGGAACATATAGCTTAAAGGTTAGCACCTTGTTTATGGTGCTCCTTATTTTTATCATAACAAAAGTTGTGTTATGGTTGCTTAAAAAATCTTTATTTAGAATTAAAGGAGCAGATGAATTTAGCGAAGGAAACATCTATTCCTTATTCCAAATTATAAAATATGTAGTTTGGATTATTGCTTTTGGTTTTATTTTAGAAGCTTTCGGAATTAAAGTAACCATATTAATTGCGGGTTCTGCAGCCTTATTGGTTGGTGTTGGTCTTGGTTTACAGCAAACATTTAATGACGTAATTTCTGGTATTATTTTGCTTTCTGAAAGATCTATTAGGGTTTCTGATGTTTTAGAAATAGACGGCGATATTGTAAAAATACAAGAGATTGGTTTGCGTACTTCTAAAGGATTAAATACAGATGATATTTCTATCATCATCCCTAATTCTTTAATAACCACTAATAAAGTAATTAATTGGAGTCATCAAACACATTTAAATCGTTTTAGAGTTAATATTGGTGTTTCGTACGAAAGTGATGTAGAATTTGTAATTAAAATTTTAGAAGAAAGCGCCAAAGAACATCCAGATGTAGATAGTCAAAAAAACATAGAAGCGAGATTGGTAAGCTTTGGAGATTCTTCTTTAAATTTTCAAGTATTATTTTATAGCAGTACTATTTTTGGTTCTGATAGAATGAAGAGTGATATCCGCAGGGTAATAAGGCGTAAGTTTATAGAAAATGATATTTCCATCCCTTTTCCACAAATGGATATTCACATGAAACCAAGCAAATAA